One Perca flavescens isolate YP-PL-M2 chromosome 9, PFLA_1.0, whole genome shotgun sequence genomic window carries:
- the LOC114561152 gene encoding prostaglandin E2 receptor EP4 subtype yields MKLPEKLPLLNPYLLFQGVKKEMHSQIHNRPKGISLTHTGLWVYLAMESPNLTHGSVSMNDTLVQNSQTTSVETAIALPIFMFAGGAIGNLIAIIVLSVSIQERKSSAFYTLVCGLAVTDLLGTCLASPLTIANYLDPNVLKDHHVCEFHSFLLLFFGLTGLSIICAMAAERYLAICCPYTYQRWGVDRRFAQKFLFFIYISHIFFCCLPMMGMSVSKLQKSGTWCFIDWWTQHNNKPLAAAYSVLYGAVSLLLILGTIVLNLAVCGALLLMRQRTVRRTVTRSSVRDRWRALSSAAETQMIAVLVTTSAVVLACSAPLVVRVFANCFMLKNDPKADLAAIRIASVNPILDPWIYILLRRSLFRRLLSLSRQGSSTSRGSSPSTQRDSFYPDLMRDSHVFTQLMCNTNIITQLPATVKFTAYNTESQT; encoded by the exons ATGAAACTACCAGAGAAACTACCCCTGCTGAATCCTTATCTTCTGTTCCAGGGcgttaaaaaggaaatgcactcTCAAATCCACAACAGACCAAAGGGAATATCGCTAACACACACCGGCCTATGGGTGTATTTGGCAATGGAGAGCCCGAACTTGACGCACGGATCTGTTTCCATGAACGACACACTGGTTCAGAATTCACAAACGACCAGCGTCGAGACAGCAATCGCTTTACCCATTTTTATGTTTGCTGGAGGCGCCATTGGGAATTTGATTGCAATAATCGTCCTTTCAGTGTCAATACAGGAGAGGAAATCTTCAGCTTTCTACACGCTGGTGTGCGGTCTGGCGGTGACGGACCTGCTGGGCACCTGCCTGGCCAGTCCGCTCACCATAGCCAACTACCTGGACCCCAATGTGCTGAAGGACCACCATGTCTGCGAGTTTCActcttttttgttgctgttcttCGGTTTAACAGGACTGAGCATCATATGCGCCATGGCAGCAGAGCGGTACCTGGCTATATGCTGCCCGTACACCTACCAGCGGTGGGGAGTGGACCGACGCTTTGCGCAAAAGTtccttttctttatttacatcaGTCACATCTTCTTCTGCTGCCTCCCGATGATGGGCATGTCGGTGAGCAAGCTGCAAAAGTCCGGCACCTGGTGCTTCATCGACTGGTGGACCCAACACAACAACAAGCCTTTGGCCGCCGCTTACTCCGTCCTGTACGGTGCCGTCAGCCTGCTGCTCATCCTGGGCACCATCGTGCTGAACCTGGCGGTGTGCGGAGCTCTGCTGCTGATGCGCCAGAGGACCGTGCGGCGGACCGTCACCAGATCCAGCGTCCGAGACAGGTGGAGGGCTCTGTCCTCGGCTGCAGAGACGCAGATGATCGCGGTGTTGGTGACGACCTCCGCGGTGGTTCTGGCCTGTTCAGCCCCGTTGGTG GTCCGTGTGTTTGCCAACTGTTTCATGCTGAAAAATGACCCCAAAGCTGACCTGGCTGCCATCCGAATAGCTTCTGTCAACCCCATCCTCGACCCCTGGATCTACATCCTCCTCAGGAGGTCTCTGTTTCGGCGGTTACTAAGTCTATCCAGGCAAGGTAGCAGCACTAGCAGAGGTTCATCTCCTTCAACACAAAGGGATTCGTTTTATCCTGATCTCATGAGGGACAGCCACGTGTTCACCCAGCTGATGTGCAACACAAACATTATTACTCAGCTGCCTGCCACCGTCAAATTCACTGCGTACAACACAGAGAGCCAGACTTAA